CGCTGGGCAGGGTTGTCTCGGGCGTTTGAAAGATTTTTTCAAACGCCATGGGAAGCTTTATTCTTTTCTGACGGCAACACTGACTTCTGTTCGCATTTCAAATCAATTCAAGCGAGAACTTGATTTCGTATTGCAACGATATGGTGAAAATTCTGTCATTTTAAACATAGGGAGTGGGCCTTCACGCATCAAGAATCGTAATGACATTATTAATGTTGACATTTTTGCCTTTGATGCGGTCGATGTTTGCATTGGTCCTGGGCCGTTGCCCTTTAAAAACGACAGCATCGATCTCCTTATCAGTATAGCTACACTTGAGCACATTTCTGACCCAATCGCGATAGTGCACGAATTTCGACGTGTACTGAAAGATGGCGGTGAAATGTTACTCTATATTCCTTTTATGCAACCTTTCCACGCCGCACCTTCAGACTTTCAACGCTGGACAGAAGAAGGCTGTAAAATTCTTTGCTCTGATTTTCCTCATGTTTCTTCGGGAATCGGTGCCGGGCCAACATCGGGATTCCTCTGGATTGGTTGCGAGTGGTTAGCGCTTATTCTCAGCTTCGGGAACACAACCTGCCATTCGTTGTTAAGTCTCTTGTTTATGGTAATAACCTGCCCCCTCAAGTATCTTGATGCTCTGTTCGAACGTAACCCCAATGCAAAATATATAGCTAGCGCTTTTTATGTTCTGGCCAAAAAGTAGGACTCTGTAAGGATTCGTCCACCTCGTTTTTTGCTTTAACAAACTTGCTGACAACCTGCGTACTGGCATTTTATTGTTGGAACATTCGATCATGCCGTCTCCATTCCGATACCGACCCAAAATCTTCGGAACATGTAGCAAGCGCCACCAATCATGGGTAATTTTTACTAGGAACAATAGTTGCAATTATTATGAAAGCATGTTGCCAGAATATCCTCACTGACGGTCTTCTGTAATCCATCCAATGGGGTAACCCTATGTCTTTTCCCAGAAACATGCTCTTTTCAAGCTATTATCGAATAAAAAAATTATCTTCCCAGGTTTTGGGCATTATTTCTTTTGTCATGCTAAAAATATCAACCCCAATATTGCTTGTACTGCTTTTACTCATTGGTACATATGAACTTTATCTTCGACTGACATCTGGTTATTTCACGCCATTGATCTATACTTTCAAAGACAACATTGGATTTGTTTACGATCATTTCGCAGCACCCAACGTTGTCAATGCGTTCGGATTTGTCGATAAAGACCGTAATCCAAACATCAACGACAGAAAACGCGTACTCATTGTTGGTGATTCGTTTGTCAGTGGCACGTCACTTGCCGAGCAGATAGAACGCGATTTAAACAAAGCAATTCCTGAAGAACACTTCGAGGTCATTCCCATGGGGTTTCCTGGAATCGGCCTTGGAAATATGTACTCTTTTGTCGAGCAGTATGGTTTGCTTTTTAAGCCTGTCGCCGTTGTCGCCATTTTCAATTCATCCACTTTGGCAAATAATTCACGACTACTGGAATCGATTAAACTCGGATCGCATCCAGATCATTCCATGCGCTTGTTTTTCGAAGAAGACAATGGACAATGCCATAAAATGCCTATCGATTCCAATTTTCAACAATATTTTCTCAAAGAATTGCCAGCCAGGCAGAGCAATACACTTTATACCGAAATCGACAACTTCCTGAAATCGACCATAGGCCGTCTTTATGTTTTTAGCTGGCTAAACGATATTGTCATGAGCAGAGATCAATACGCCTTTCTTTCACGAGATAACGAATTCGCTTATCGATATTATCAATTACGATCGACGCCGTCCTTTAATCAGCAATTGTCTGATTGGTTGTTCCCTGCCGACCTCGATATAAACAATATGTTTTGGATTTCAACGGAAGAATTGCCCGTCGTTTTTCGTAGCGCATTAAATTCCACAAAATGTGCCTTCATTGAATTCAACAAACTCGCTTCTGCAAATGACTTCAAATTCATCGTCGCAATATCGGACGATTGCTCAGCACAAAATTCATTACAAAAAAGTGAATTTCAATACCGATCAGACAAAACACAACGCCACTTCATTGACCAAGGATATAAAAATAAGGTTGTGACAATAGCCGAAGAAACAAGAACAAAGTATATTGACCTTTTTAATGCTTTTAAAATCAATCAAGACGCTTTTCATCAATATCAGAATATTCACTGGAATGAAGAAGGAATCAAGATAGCCGCTTTTAGCATCAGTAAATACATTGTTTCGACATTGTCCATCAACCAAACACCATAATGCTCCCTCCGCCAGTCGCCTGGCCTACCTGCTGCACGGCTTTGGCCCGTCCGGCGGCGCGCTGCCGCCGGACGGGCCACATGACACTATTCGTTGCCGACCCCTTCGAACAAGACCGTAGACAGATAGCGTTCCGCCGCATCGGGCAGAATCACGACAATGGTCTTGCCGGCAAACGCGTCAAGACCGGCCAGGCGTATCGCCGCCGCCGCCGCCGCGCCCGCGGATATGCCGGCCAGGAGACCCTCTTCCTTGGCCAGGCGCCGGGATACGGCGATGGCTTCCTCGTTTTCGATCTGTTCCACCCGGTCGAGCAGCGACAGGTCGAGGGTGTCCGGAATGAACCCGGCACCGATGCCTTGAATCTTGTGCGGACCGGGTTTTATCGGCTCGCCGGCCAGGGCCTGGCTGATGACCGGACTCGTTTTGGGTTCCACGGCCACCGAGACGATCGCCTTGCCCCTGGTGTTTTTGAGGTACCGCGAAACGCCGGTGATCGTGCCGCCGGTGCCGACGCCGGAAACGAGCACATCCACTGCCCCGTCGGTGGCGTCCCAAATCTCGGGGCCGGTCGTCTGCTCATGGATGGCCGGATTGGCCGGGTTTTTGAATTGTTGCGGCAGGAAATACCGCGTCGGTTCGGACGCCTTGATCTCCTCGGCCCGGCGTACCGCCCCGGCCATGCCTTCCGATCCGGGAGTCAGCACCAGCTTGGCCCCCAGAAAGGCCAGCACGCGCCGGCGTTCCAGGCTCATGGTCTCGGGCATGGTCAGGGTCAGCGGATACCCCTTGGCCGCGGCCACGAAGGCCAGGGCGATGCCGGTATTGCCGCTGGTGGGCTCGATGATCTCCCTGCCCGGGGAAAGTTCCCCGCGTCTTTCCGCGTCCTCGATCATGGCCGTGCCAATGCGGTCCTTGACGGAATAGGCGGGGTTTCTCCCCTCGATCTTGGCCAGGACCACCGCCTTGTCGCCGGCGATCCGGTTGAGGCGCACCAGCGGGGTGCGACCGACGGAACGGGATGCATCCGAAAAGACCTGTGACATGCTTGCCTCCTCGTCGTGCCTGGGCTGCGACTCCGGCCGAACCGTGTCCGCATCCGGCCGGGATCGCTCGCCGTACCTCGTAAATATCATTAATACGACCAGACTGGTGATGTAAATACAGAAACCGTGCCGCCTTGTCGAGGACTTTCCGGGAAATTTGAAAATTTCCTTCCCGGTTGCCATGCATCCTGCCCCAGGGCAGACCCCGACACGCCTGCCCCTTTCCACCGGCACCGAGGCCATTCCGAACCGCCCGGGCTTGCCTCCCGCTGCCGGCTTCCCTATGCTCGGCGGATCACGCCGCAAGAAGGATCGTCCTATGCCCTTGCCCGCATTTCTGGCCGTCAACGACGCCGTCCCGGAACTCGACGGCCAATGCCTTGCCTGCCTCGGCCGCCCGGAGGTTCTCCCCGAGCGCCACCGCGGCACGACCCTCGTGTTTGACACCGTCACCGAGGAGACCCTTGCCCATATCGCCGCCCTGGACCCGAAGCTCATGGCCGAAGGCCTGGTCATCGTCACCTCGACCCCGGAGCACCAGGCGCGCCCGCGGGCCGTGCTGCGGGCGCAAAAGCTGCTGGCCTACCTGTTCGTGAAAAACGTCTTGATGCCGGCAGGCTCCACGCGGGTTCCCGATCCCCTGCACCTGCGGCCCGACAACGCGCCGCCGGAATACCTGCATCAGCTCAACATCTATCGCAACACGCCCCTGCACCTGCGCCACTGCCTGGTGGACAAGCTGGAAAAACAACGCGTGGGCCTGCCCTGCCTGCTGCTGCTGCCGGGGCCGTCCCTGTCGCAACTCGCCCCCTCCTTGCGGGAACTGAACCGGCGCTTCCTGACCGTGGCCATCTCCCGCAGCCTGCCCTTTTTGCGCCAAAACGGCCTCAAGCCCGACATCCTGCTGCAAATCGACACCGTCCCCATGCAGCAGCATTTCCACGATCCCGACGAGCGGTTCCCCGACTCCGTGCTGCTGACCCTGTCCCTGGCCCCGGTCCACGGCATCGCCCCGCGCTTTCGCCGGGTGTTTTTCATCGACAGCTTCAACCTGGCGGCCCTGCCCAATACGGCCAGAATCCGGGAATCCTGGCTCAGCTCGCTGCTGGCCGTTCTCGGCTGCGCCGAAGCCCTGCATGCCCCGCGTGTGCTGCTGGCCGGAGCCGACCTGCGCCTGGTGGGCAATGCCACCTATTTCAACGAGGGCGAGGGCGACCTCGGCCCGGGGCTGGACCAGCCCGCCGCGCCCATGCGCTGCCACGACGGGGACACCGTCGTTCTCCCCGACGCCATGGGCCGCCCGGCCCACACCAGGCTGCAGTATTTCGCCTCCGCCGGCGAAGCCGAGCTGTTCGCCACCCAAATCCAGGCCGACAAGGGGACAACCTTCGGCAACCTCTCGCCGGTGAGCATCCTCGACCAGGCGATCTTTCCCCCCGTGGCGCTTGAAGAGGCGCTGGCCGCCCCGGCAATCGACAAGCGCGTCCTTATGGCCAAGGCCGACGCGGCCGACACCGCCAGCGAAACCATTTCCCTGCGCTCCTTGCGGGCCACGTACAGCCGCGAGATGCAAAACGCCCGCAAGGACCGCGACCTCATGACCTGCCTGCACCTGGGCGGGGCCGAGGCGCTGGAGCGTCATGTCTGCTTCCGCTATGTCCGGGACAACCTGCCCTGGTTCCGCCCGAAGGACGTATCCAAGCAGGGGCTGGTGGCCGCCAACCTGGCCGGGGAGCTGTACCGGGCGGCCCGCTTCGCCCGAAACGTCACCACCCTCCACCTGCTGGGCGCCAAAGGCTCGGCCGTGCCGGTGTTGGCCACGGCCGAGGAGGAGGCCTGGGCCCGCCGGGGGCTCTCCCAGTGGCGGCCGGACTGGAAATGGCGCTTCTGCGGCATCAGGACCCTGGGCTACGAGGCGCCCATGCCCACGGGCGGCGGCGTCGAACTCGCCTCCTTGTGCGACTGGCTTTCCTTCCAAGACGCGGTGGTCATCTCGCCCGGCCTGGCCAGGGAGTTCGACTACGTCCTGTCCCTGGTCTCGGGCGAAAACGTGATGCCCCTGGAGGAACTGCTCGCCTACCGGCCGGTGGCCGGGGAAGACGGCCAGGAGGGCCAGGCCGGCGACGAGCCCGCCGCCCCGTGAGGCAAGACTGGGTTCGGGACAGCGACGACCCGGCCGGGCTTTTCAGAAGGCAACGCTAGGCGAGGTTTTCGTAGAAGCGGACCAGGTCGGCGACGAGGCGGGCCTCGGTCCAGACCGTTTCCATGAAGGCCCGGGAAGCGGCGCCAAGGCGGACGCGTTCCCCGGGGTCGCGGACCAGGCGGCGCACGGCCTCGCCCAGGGCCTCGCGGTCCCGGGCCACGACCCAGGGCAGGCCGTCGCAGCCGAAATAGCCGCGGATGGTCGCGATGTTCCAGTCGTCGAGGCCGGCGATGACCGGCAGGCCCTGGGACAGGGCCTCCAGGGAAGCCATGCCGTAATAGCCCTGCATGTGGTCGAAGGCCAGGTCGCAGGCCTGCTTGCGGGCCAGGCACTCCCGATGGGGCACGTCGTCGATGAGCTCCAGTTCGAGCTGGGGCAGTTGCGCGGCCAGTTCCCGGCACACGGCCAGGAGGTCGTCGGTGTTCTTGAGGTCCTTGCGCGTGGGCGAATGGGCCAGGCGCACCTTGCCGTCGGGCGAACGCGGCGCCGGGCGGTAGGCCGGCAGGTGTTCGGGCACGAGGTTGGGCTGCCAGCGCGCCCCGGGGAGCTTTCGCAGCAGGTCGGGCGTGCTGACCAGCAGGTTCGTCCGGCCGAGGTCGCGGTATTTTTTCTGGAAGATCTCCGGGTTGGCCCGGAAGACGTGGTGGCCGTGGTGGTGGTGGACGATGCGCTTGCCGGGCAGAAACGGCGCGGCCGTGATGGCGCCCAAGGGCATGTGCTCGTCGGCCAGCATGTGGAAATGGAAGACGTCGGCCGCCTCCAGGACCGCTTGCAGCTCGTCGCGGCCGGCGGCGTCCAGGTCCGGCACATGGAGGTCCTTTTCCCAGGCGTGGCTGTAGCGCGTCTGGGTGGTGACCAGGCGGCAGGCGTGGCCCGTGTGGCGGTGCAGGGCGTTTCGCAGCAGCGAGCCGACCCCGGCCGGGTCGTTTTCCGCGATCATGACGATGCGCATGCCGCCTCCCCCGCCCGGGCCGGAAAACGATCCCCGGCCAGGCGCCAAGGCCCGGCGCGGCGCGCCCCCGCCGGCCGCCGCGCCGCCCAGGCGGCGTGGCCAACGTCCCTTCGTGCGGCAACCATCCCGACCCCGACGCGCCGTTCCGTCAGGAACGGTTGCCGGCCGCCTGCTTGCGGCAGCGCTTGGCCGGCCCGGGAACGGGGTCGGCCGGCGCGACGGCGCAAGGCCCCAGGGCGTTCCAATCGACCAGCTCCTCGCAGAAAACACCCCGGGTCAGGCGCA
Above is a genomic segment from Solidesulfovibrio sp. containing:
- the cysK gene encoding cysteine synthase A, producing MSQVFSDASRSVGRTPLVRLNRIAGDKAVVLAKIEGRNPAYSVKDRIGTAMIEDAERRGELSPGREIIEPTSGNTGIALAFVAAAKGYPLTLTMPETMSLERRRVLAFLGAKLVLTPGSEGMAGAVRRAEEIKASEPTRYFLPQQFKNPANPAIHEQTTGPEIWDATDGAVDVLVSGVGTGGTITGVSRYLKNTRGKAIVSVAVEPKTSPVISQALAGEPIKPGPHKIQGIGAGFIPDTLDLSLLDRVEQIENEEAIAVSRRLAKEEGLLAGISAGAAAAAAIRLAGLDAFAGKTIVVILPDAAERYLSTVLFEGVGNE
- a CDS encoding methyltransferase domain-containing protein — encoded protein: MLLGDISRNTQRTAGQGCLGRLKDFFKRHGKLYSFLTATLTSVRISNQFKRELDFVLQRYGENSVILNIGSGPSRIKNRNDIINVDIFAFDAVDVCIGPGPLPFKNDSIDLLISIATLEHISDPIAIVHEFRRVLKDGGEMLLYIPFMQPFHAAPSDFQRWTEEGCKILCSDFPHVSSGIGAGPTSGFLWIGCEWLALILSFGNTTCHSLLSLLFMVITCPLKYLDALFERNPNAKYIASAFYVLAKK
- a CDS encoding glycosyltransferase family 1 protein; its protein translation is MRIVMIAENDPAGVGSLLRNALHRHTGHACRLVTTQTRYSHAWEKDLHVPDLDAAGRDELQAVLEAADVFHFHMLADEHMPLGAITAAPFLPGKRIVHHHHGHHVFRANPEIFQKKYRDLGRTNLLVSTPDLLRKLPGARWQPNLVPEHLPAYRPAPRSPDGKVRLAHSPTRKDLKNTDDLLAVCRELAAQLPQLELELIDDVPHRECLARKQACDLAFDHMQGYYGMASLEALSQGLPVIAGLDDWNIATIRGYFGCDGLPWVVARDREALGEAVRRLVRDPGERVRLGAASRAFMETVWTEARLVADLVRFYENLA
- a CDS encoding 6-hydroxymethylpterin diphosphokinase MptE-like protein translates to MPLPAFLAVNDAVPELDGQCLACLGRPEVLPERHRGTTLVFDTVTEETLAHIAALDPKLMAEGLVIVTSTPEHQARPRAVLRAQKLLAYLFVKNVLMPAGSTRVPDPLHLRPDNAPPEYLHQLNIYRNTPLHLRHCLVDKLEKQRVGLPCLLLLPGPSLSQLAPSLRELNRRFLTVAISRSLPFLRQNGLKPDILLQIDTVPMQQHFHDPDERFPDSVLLTLSLAPVHGIAPRFRRVFFIDSFNLAALPNTARIRESWLSSLLAVLGCAEALHAPRVLLAGADLRLVGNATYFNEGEGDLGPGLDQPAAPMRCHDGDTVVLPDAMGRPAHTRLQYFASAGEAELFATQIQADKGTTFGNLSPVSILDQAIFPPVALEEALAAPAIDKRVLMAKADAADTASETISLRSLRATYSREMQNARKDRDLMTCLHLGGAEALERHVCFRYVRDNLPWFRPKDVSKQGLVAANLAGELYRAARFARNVTTLHLLGAKGSAVPVLATAEEEAWARRGLSQWRPDWKWRFCGIRTLGYEAPMPTGGGVELASLCDWLSFQDAVVISPGLAREFDYVLSLVSGENVMPLEELLAYRPVAGEDGQEGQAGDEPAAP